The Cyanobacterium stanieri LEGE 03274 genome window below encodes:
- a CDS encoding M48 family metallopeptidase has translation MPYSSPIRDRNSDTNNRQVIIVLIIFLTVISLIIYGLFAVINNVVNFIPISVEQRIGSLVVPSFERKNLANITNQQLNQLLDNLENKLPENSLVKRDYEIIYVPENVVNAIALPGNKIVIYEGLLKEVESENELMMILGHEIGHFANRDHLRSIGHLILIRIVINYFLGGSEILQSGADLSNLIVNARYSQNQEQKADLFGINLLNKYYDHVNGATDFFQRLNEEAKNNLNIAFLSSHPLPEKRVRRLEKLIKENNYSIKDKTALNITIER, from the coding sequence ATGCCTTATTCTTCTCCTATACGCGATCGCAACTCAGACACTAATAATAGACAAGTGATTATTGTTTTGATTATATTTTTGACTGTTATTAGTTTAATTATATATGGTCTATTTGCGGTCATTAATAATGTTGTTAATTTTATTCCTATTTCGGTAGAACAGAGAATCGGTTCATTAGTTGTCCCTAGTTTTGAGCGAAAAAATTTAGCTAATATTACTAATCAACAATTAAATCAATTATTAGATAATTTAGAGAATAAATTACCTGAAAATAGTTTAGTAAAAAGGGATTATGAAATTATTTATGTTCCTGAAAATGTTGTAAATGCGATCGCCCTTCCGGGTAACAAAATAGTCATTTATGAAGGTTTACTAAAGGAAGTAGAATCGGAAAATGAATTAATGATGATATTAGGTCATGAAATAGGACATTTTGCTAATCGAGATCACCTCAGGAGTATTGGTCATTTAATCTTAATTAGGATAGTAATTAATTACTTTTTAGGAGGTTCGGAAATATTACAATCGGGAGCAGATTTAAGCAACTTAATTGTCAATGCCCGATATAGTCAAAATCAAGAACAAAAAGCCGATTTATTTGGAATTAATCTCTTAAATAAATACTATGACCATGTAAACGGGGCAACGGATTTTTTTCAAAGATTAAATGAAGAAGCAAAAAATAATCTTAATATTGCATTTTTATCAAGCCATCCTCTACCCGAAAAAAGAGTTAGAAGACTAGAAAAACTAATTAAAGAAAATAATTATTCTATCAAAGATAAGACGGCTCTTAACATTACCATTGAAAGATAG
- a CDS encoding Hpt domain-containing protein, with product MNLPNQAYQFFIDEVPQLLPEIEQGFTNLEQTHQNKAQVNQVIQAIHSLEKGAAGVGLQVISNIAQKLGHYTKGLYHENLTIDQDLEALFLKGYHCLAQPLRQQIEKGSFDSNQAEAQGNEVWQQLAEKLGDISSNDYLPSSSDMVASMFESDVGDAIKHLQEIVDSLPEENLTEEVLLQAEVFLGFGEMFQLSGFRQIAEATSMAIAHNPNHIRKITHLLIEDVIRAQEEVLQGDRTYGGNPSMELRKLSGQLDMDDPQDSLEQSPAESQKDDINHGLPLDDDLEDEEAETIDFSDLAEETINQEEEALDFASLVEEDNQTPDETIDFSNLAEETISQEEEALDFASLVEEDNQTSDETIDFSNLAEETISQEEALDFASLVEEDNQASDETIDFSNLAEETFDFDNFNQDNLDFSQLVENLDTIEPEDNQSYQENNPEEFDSLEDAFAQYAEENDQELAQQKELQQQSYQFFIEEVPELIGLIDTGFEKVVQEPDNINEINEIARAAHSLKGGARSAGLEDIGNIALRVEKSFKALFNENINLDEELTAYMRDIYQLLRQPLVARLENQEFDEKFNLDLANEMWAEFEEKYGEELAKAEEFLPSSSDLGIDIATSIFEVDVAQGISEVESAIQRDDDTLRETLTMQTEVFTGFGEMLNLPGFVEICQITGDVLQQKPEELRAIAPIFLDNIKQAHQLVMAGDRETGGSPNQELLTLAGIQPQEDNTPIEEYQEAPIDINDPSYGFFIEEAPELLAMMEEGLLSLKAERTTAKIHSIMRAAHSIKGGAASVGLEAIKTISHRLEDIIKVFYDEAIVIDDELETLLLNGFDCLQEALIEQMETGAYQPALALNKAQEVWKALENRLGDALHRPDDFIPSSEDLGVDIVQSMFEIDVAQELERLRAVLSTPTSQPLAGELRATLEVFSGFGEMLNLSGFASIAQWGLTALENNPHQVVAIIETVIEDADNARDLVLGGDRTTGGSPSQKLIELANHSPTDSPEAGKDTDHQEEIFYLEEEENETDNIEPVFNDVVRDNEESVNFSLEDKETHTNSPSLDEVFGNQEDEFAVIDSLTPPEDNEELDIASLEEIFTNEISPEEINLLSKASQMALEEDKNTTLPSLEEVFITPDLSNIEVPPEDDKEEESPSLEDVFGDKITFSTIENDNSQRDDDNSPIPSIEELIGDVEQNSKQTITPESSIPVSQQEEENIQTTSPQGNIDEQIESLKNVFDKLPGLKEEADINLFARGKNSQPNLKKKPVTPQTTPPAPKPKSNLTVRVDLERLERMNNLIGELSINRNGLSLQNDKLQTSVKDLLERFNRFQSTANALRELSDKMLTSPEKFNVSQGNSSFPLSVSEDGNVDLMAAFDSLEMDRYDNLYYVVQGLIEQMIQLEESVDDIALYAAQSGQTMENQRQMLNRMRDELMWARMLPLGEVLNRFPRVLRDLSVKYSKKVNLKLSGTNVLVDKAALEKLYDPLVHLIRNGFDHGIETPSIRRQKGKSETGIIEVKAYHQGNQTIIEVKDDGGGLNLDKIGKKAVERGILTPEQLAVASKENLLDLIFQPGFSTAASVTEISGRGVGLDIVRSQLRSLKGTISVDSNPNEGTTFTLKLPLTLTIDKLLVLSAESQFYALPSDNIEEIVVPESQQIKTSGNKRFLHFENRIIPIYGLNDLLNYRCHMPDVSSTTQALEVLPTPKDWGKPLLLIRQGQELFAIQVDNLVSEQELVIKPFGSALSAPSYTYGCTILGDGTLIPVINSAILLENYFQATQPGSSLNTPLSNYGESARKPSSGVFRVTSVLVVDDSAAMRRTLALSLEKAGYRVLQAKDGKEALDQLQQTSNISLVICDIEMPNMNGFEFLGQRRRFPELTKIPVAMLTSRSNEKHQKLATHLGADAYFTKPYIEQKFLQAIQNLVGQNALVN from the coding sequence ATGAATCTACCTAACCAAGCATATCAATTTTTTATTGATGAAGTTCCTCAATTATTGCCAGAGATAGAACAAGGTTTTACAAATCTTGAACAAACCCATCAAAATAAAGCTCAAGTAAATCAGGTAATTCAAGCCATTCATTCTCTGGAAAAGGGGGCTGCGGGGGTAGGTTTACAAGTAATTAGTAATATTGCCCAAAAACTAGGACACTATACCAAGGGTTTATATCACGAAAATTTAACCATTGACCAAGATTTAGAAGCACTTTTTTTAAAGGGTTACCATTGTTTAGCACAGCCTTTGAGGCAACAGATAGAAAAAGGAAGTTTCGATTCTAACCAAGCCGAAGCCCAAGGGAATGAGGTATGGCAACAATTGGCCGAAAAATTGGGCGATATTAGTTCCAATGATTATTTACCATCCTCCTCAGATATGGTGGCTTCTATGTTTGAATCGGATGTGGGAGATGCCATTAAACATTTACAGGAAATAGTTGATAGTCTTCCTGAAGAAAATCTGACGGAGGAGGTATTATTACAAGCTGAGGTTTTCCTTGGTTTTGGTGAAATGTTTCAGCTGTCTGGGTTTCGTCAAATTGCTGAGGCTACTTCCATGGCGATCGCCCATAACCCTAATCATATCAGAAAAATTACCCATTTACTCATTGAAGATGTAATCCGTGCGCAAGAAGAAGTATTACAGGGCGATCGCACTTACGGGGGTAATCCTTCCATGGAGTTAAGAAAATTATCAGGACAGTTAGATATGGACGATCCACAAGATAGTTTAGAGCAATCCCCCGCTGAAAGTCAAAAAGATGACATTAACCACGGTTTACCCCTCGATGATGATTTAGAAGATGAGGAGGCAGAAACCATTGATTTTAGCGATTTAGCAGAAGAAACCATCAACCAAGAAGAAGAAGCCCTCGATTTTGCATCCCTAGTGGAAGAAGACAATCAAACCCCCGACGAAACCATTGATTTTAGCAATTTAGCAGAAGAAACCATTAGCCAAGAAGAAGAAGCCCTCGATTTTGCATCCTTAGTGGAAGAAGACAATCAAACCTCCGACGAAACCATTGATTTTAGCAATTTAGCCGAAGAAACCATTAGCCAAGAAGAAGCCCTCGATTTTGCATCCTTAGTGGAAGAAGACAATCAAGCCTCCGACGAAACCATTGATTTTAGTAATTTAGCCGAAGAAACCTTCGATTTTGATAACTTTAATCAAGACAATCTTGATTTTAGTCAATTAGTCGAAAATTTAGATACCATTGAGCCAGAAGATAACCAATCCTATCAAGAAAATAACCCCGAAGAATTTGATAGCCTCGAAGATGCCTTTGCCCAATATGCCGAAGAAAATGATCAAGAATTAGCACAGCAAAAGGAATTACAACAACAATCCTATCAATTTTTTATCGAAGAAGTGCCAGAATTAATCGGGCTAATTGACACAGGATTTGAAAAAGTAGTCCAAGAACCTGATAATATCAACGAAATCAATGAAATAGCAAGGGCAGCCCACTCCCTCAAAGGGGGTGCAAGAAGTGCAGGATTAGAAGATATTGGTAACATTGCCCTACGGGTAGAAAAAAGTTTTAAAGCCCTCTTTAATGAAAATATTAACCTTGACGAAGAATTAACCGCCTATATGCGGGATATATACCAACTGTTGCGACAACCTTTGGTTGCCCGATTAGAAAACCAAGAATTTGACGAAAAATTTAACCTTGATTTAGCCAATGAAATGTGGGCCGAATTTGAGGAAAAATATGGAGAGGAGTTAGCCAAGGCAGAAGAATTTTTACCTTCTTCTAGTGATTTAGGCATTGATATTGCTACCTCTATTTTTGAAGTAGATGTGGCCCAGGGTATTAGTGAGGTAGAAAGTGCCATCCAAAGGGATGATGATACTCTCAGAGAAACCCTCACCATGCAGACAGAGGTATTTACAGGATTTGGGGAAATGTTAAATTTACCCGGGTTTGTGGAAATTTGTCAGATTACAGGGGATGTTTTACAACAAAAACCAGAAGAATTAAGGGCGATCGCCCCTATCTTTTTAGATAACATAAAACAAGCCCATCAATTAGTCATGGCAGGAGATAGGGAAACAGGGGGAAGCCCAAACCAAGAATTATTAACCCTTGCAGGTATTCAACCCCAAGAAGACAATACCCCCATTGAAGAATATCAAGAAGCCCCCATCGACATCAACGATCCTAGTTATGGATTCTTTATCGAAGAAGCCCCCGAATTACTCGCTATGATGGAAGAAGGCTTATTGAGTTTAAAAGCAGAGCGCACCACGGCTAAAATCCATAGCATTATGCGCGCCGCCCACTCCATAAAAGGAGGTGCCGCTAGTGTTGGTTTAGAAGCCATCAAAACAATTTCCCATCGCCTAGAAGACATTATTAAAGTGTTTTACGATGAAGCCATTGTCATTGATGATGAATTAGAAACCCTCCTTCTCAACGGTTTTGACTGTCTCCAAGAAGCCCTCATCGAGCAAATGGAAACGGGAGCTTATCAACCCGCCCTGGCCCTAAATAAAGCCCAAGAGGTATGGAAAGCCCTAGAAAATAGATTAGGAGATGCCCTCCATCGCCCCGATGACTTTATCCCCTCCTCGGAAGATTTAGGGGTGGATATAGTACAATCAATGTTTGAAATAGATGTGGCCCAAGAATTAGAGCGATTAAGGGCAGTGTTATCTACCCCCACTTCTCAACCCCTGGCAGGGGAGTTACGGGCCACCCTCGAAGTGTTTTCAGGGTTTGGGGAAATGCTTAACCTGAGCGGTTTTGCCTCCATTGCCCAATGGGGTTTAACCGCCCTAGAAAATAACCCCCATCAGGTGGTTGCCATCATTGAAACGGTGATCGAAGATGCTGATAACGCTCGTGATTTAGTGTTAGGGGGCGATCGCACCACAGGAGGTTCTCCAAGTCAAAAATTAATAGAACTAGCCAATCACAGCCCCACAGATAGCCCAGAAGCAGGAAAAGACACTGACCACCAAGAAGAAATTTTCTACCTTGAAGAAGAAGAAAACGAAACAGACAATATCGAACCAGTATTTAACGATGTTGTGAGGGATAATGAAGAATCAGTTAACTTTAGCCTCGAAGATAAAGAAACCCATACCAACTCCCCTTCCCTCGATGAAGTATTTGGTAATCAAGAAGACGAATTCGCCGTTATCGACTCCTTAACCCCCCCAGAAGATAACGAAGAATTAGACATTGCCTCCCTCGAAGAAATCTTCACCAATGAAATTAGCCCCGAAGAAATCAACCTTCTCTCCAAAGCCTCCCAAATGGCCTTAGAAGAAGATAAAAACACCACCTTACCATCCCTAGAAGAAGTCTTTATCACCCCCGATTTAAGTAACATAGAAGTCCCTCCCGAAGATGACAAGGAAGAAGAATCACCCAGTTTAGAGGATGTTTTTGGGGACAAAATTACCTTTAGTACCATTGAAAATGATAACTCCCAAAGGGATGATGATAACAGTCCGATTCCTAGTATTGAGGAGTTAATCGGTGATGTGGAGCAAAACTCCAAACAAACCATTACCCCCGAATCGTCTATCCCTGTTAGTCAGCAGGAAGAAGAAAATATTCAAACCACAAGCCCCCAAGGTAATATTGACGAACAAATAGAGTCTTTAAAAAATGTTTTTGATAAGTTACCCGGGTTAAAAGAAGAAGCTGATATAAATTTGTTTGCCCGTGGGAAAAATTCTCAACCTAATCTCAAGAAAAAACCTGTAACCCCCCAGACGACTCCCCCCGCCCCTAAACCAAAAAGTAATCTCACCGTAAGGGTAGATTTAGAGCGTTTAGAAAGGATGAATAATCTGATTGGTGAATTATCCATTAACCGTAATGGTTTGTCCCTACAAAATGATAAACTACAAACCTCCGTTAAGGATCTTTTAGAACGTTTTAATCGTTTCCAATCCACCGCTAACGCCCTACGGGAATTGTCTGATAAGATGCTAACCTCCCCCGAAAAATTTAACGTTTCTCAGGGTAATTCTTCTTTTCCCCTCAGTGTCTCGGAAGATGGCAACGTGGATTTAATGGCCGCTTTCGATTCTCTGGAAATGGATCGTTATGATAACCTTTATTATGTGGTACAAGGGTTAATTGAACAGATGATTCAGTTAGAAGAATCGGTGGATGATATTGCCCTTTATGCGGCCCAGTCGGGGCAAACCATGGAAAATCAACGACAAATGCTCAATCGGATGCGAGATGAGTTGATGTGGGCGAGAATGTTACCCTTAGGGGAGGTGTTAAACCGTTTCCCCCGTGTGTTGCGGGATTTGTCGGTAAAGTATAGCAAAAAGGTTAATCTTAAGTTGAGCGGTACAAATGTTTTAGTGGATAAGGCCGCTTTAGAAAAATTATATGATCCTTTGGTACATTTGATCCGTAATGGTTTTGACCACGGCATTGAAACCCCTTCTATTCGTCGTCAAAAGGGTAAATCCGAAACAGGGATAATTGAGGTTAAAGCCTATCATCAGGGTAATCAGACTATTATTGAAGTCAAAGATGATGGTGGTGGTTTAAATCTTGATAAGATTGGTAAGAAGGCTGTAGAACGTGGTATTTTAACCCCTGAACAATTGGCCGTTGCTTCTAAAGAAAATTTACTCGATCTTATTTTTCAACCTGGTTTTTCTACCGCAGCATCGGTTACCGAAATATCTGGCCGTGGAGTAGGTTTGGATATAGTGCGATCGCAACTTAGATCCTTAAAAGGTACAATTTCGGTGGATTCAAACCCCAATGAGGGAACAACCTTCACCCTAAAACTACCCTTAACCCTTACCATTGACAAATTATTAGTTTTATCCGCCGAGTCGCAATTTTATGCCCTACCATCGGACAACATCGAAGAAATTGTAGTCCCAGAATCCCAACAAATTAAAACCTCTGGCAATAAACGCTTCCTTCATTTTGAAAACCGTATCATTCCCATCTACGGCTTAAATGACTTACTCAACTACCGTTGTCATATGCCTGATGTCAGTAGCACCACCCAAGCCCTAGAAGTTTTACCCACCCCCAAGGATTGGGGCAAACCATTACTATTAATCCGTCAAGGGCAAGAATTATTTGCCATCCAAGTGGATAACTTAGTTAGTGAGCAAGAATTAGTAATTAAACCCTTTGGTAGTGCCTTGAGCGCCCCTAGTTACACCTACGGTTGTACAATTTTGGGGGATGGTACATTAATTCCTGTGATTAACAGTGCGATTCTTTTAGAAAATTATTTCCAAGCTACCCAGCCTGGTAGTAGTTTAAATACTCCCCTGTCAAATTATGGAGAATCAGCGCGTAAGCCTTCTTCGGGAGTGTTTAGGGTTACTTCTGTGTTAGTGGTAGATGATAGCGCCGCTATGAGACGTACCCTGGCTTTATCCCTTGAGAAAGCGGGTTATAGGGTATTACAAGCCAAAGATGGTAAGGAAGCCCTTGATCAATTGCAACAAACCTCTAATATTAGTTTAGTAATCTGTGATATTGAAATGCCTAATATGAATGGTTTTGAATTTTTGGGGCAACGTCGCCGTTTTCCTGAGTTAACCAAAATTCCTGTGGCTATGCTTACTTCTCGTAGTAATGAAAAACACCAAAAATTGGCTACCCATTTAGGGGCTGATGCTTATTTTACTAAGCCTTATATTGAACAAAAGTTTTTACAGGCCATTCAAAATTTAGTGGGACAAAATGCTTTAGTTAATTGA
- a CDS encoding TerB family tellurite resistance protein: protein MNTANKTKLLMKIVIGAAWIDGIIHQEERDYLKKMATETELINDPEIKSLLSEIKPISINQCYEWLELYLGKNHSKKDYQKLLESISGLVYSDGDIDIEEAKLLHYLQDLDPQNQTPQSIFKSLLGSVKKMYTQAVNS from the coding sequence ATGAATACAGCCAATAAAACAAAACTATTGATGAAAATTGTTATCGGTGCCGCTTGGATTGATGGCATCATTCATCAGGAAGAAAGGGATTATTTAAAAAAAATGGCCACAGAAACCGAATTAATAAATGATCCAGAAATCAAAAGTTTATTATCAGAAATAAAGCCTATTTCTATTAATCAATGTTATGAATGGTTAGAACTTTATTTAGGTAAAAATCATAGTAAAAAAGACTATCAAAAATTATTAGAGTCTATTAGCGGTCTAGTTTACAGTGATGGAGATATTGACATTGAAGAAGCAAAATTATTACACTATTTACAAGATTTAGATCCTCAAAATCAAACACCCCAATCTATTTTTAAAAGTCTTTTGGGTTCAGTCAAAAAGATGTACACTCAAGCAGTAAATAGTTAA
- a CDS encoding 16S rRNA (cytosine(967)-C(5))-methyltransferase, with protein sequence MNPKISPRQLAFFALQDVYGNKAYTDIALERILSKNKSLNPMDKGLISELVYGIVRRKRTLDSLVNQLGTKKASQQPLPLRVILHLGLYQLRYLDKIPPSAAVNTSVELAKENGLSKLSGVVNGILRSYLRKAEIEDPLILPSELIPKLGVKYSFPDWIVEVFLKQLNLKETKKLLRWYNESPSLDIRVNSLKTTAEEVQNSFAIDGIESEFIPHLPQGLRLSSVGNIRHLKGFREGLFSVQDSSAQLVSHFLAPRAGESVFDACAAPGGKTTHMAELMGDEGLIVACDNIASRLEKVRENVERLGLKSVDIIEGDSSNFEFLAGLRGAGEGVKLYDKILIDAPCSGLGTLHKRPDIRWQQKPEKILELAKKQLAILSNMAKGVKDNGCLVYATCTLNPRENEEVIEAFLASHPDWHIVTERNNITANFPITSKGAIKIFPHRHNMDGFFMIKLAKG encoded by the coding sequence ATGAATCCAAAAATTTCTCCCCGTCAACTAGCCTTTTTTGCCCTACAGGATGTTTATGGAAACAAGGCTTATACTGATATTGCCTTAGAAAGAATTTTGAGCAAAAATAAAAGCCTAAATCCCATGGATAAGGGCTTAATATCAGAGTTAGTATATGGCATAGTGAGAAGAAAAAGGACTCTCGATAGTTTAGTAAATCAACTTGGTACAAAAAAAGCCAGTCAGCAACCTTTACCGTTGCGAGTTATCTTACACTTAGGTTTATATCAACTAAGGTATCTGGATAAAATTCCCCCTTCGGCGGCGGTAAATACTAGCGTGGAGTTAGCCAAGGAAAATGGCTTAAGTAAATTGTCAGGGGTGGTGAATGGTATTTTAAGATCTTATCTTAGGAAAGCGGAAATCGAAGATCCTTTAATTTTACCTTCGGAGTTAATACCAAAATTAGGGGTAAAGTATAGTTTTCCTGATTGGATTGTGGAGGTTTTTTTAAAACAGTTAAACCTTAAGGAAACTAAAAAGTTATTACGGTGGTACAACGAATCCCCTTCTTTGGATATAAGGGTAAATAGTTTAAAAACAACCGCTGAAGAAGTACAAAATTCTTTTGCCATAGATGGCATTGAGTCTGAATTTATTCCCCATTTACCCCAAGGATTAAGGTTATCTTCAGTGGGTAATATTCGTCATTTAAAGGGGTTTAGGGAGGGTTTATTTTCGGTGCAGGATAGTAGCGCCCAGTTAGTGAGCCATTTTTTAGCCCCTAGGGCGGGGGAAAGTGTTTTTGATGCTTGTGCTGCCCCGGGGGGCAAAACTACCCATATGGCTGAGTTGATGGGGGATGAAGGGTTGATTGTTGCTTGTGATAATATTGCTTCTCGTTTGGAAAAAGTTAGGGAAAATGTGGAGCGTTTGGGTTTAAAATCCGTTGACATTATAGAGGGGGATAGTAGTAATTTTGAGTTTTTGGCGGGGTTAAGGGGCGCTGGTGAAGGGGTAAAACTCTATGATAAGATTTTGATAGATGCCCCATGCTCTGGATTAGGTACATTACATAAACGCCCTGATATTCGTTGGCAACAAAAACCAGAAAAAATTCTCGAATTAGCCAAAAAACAATTAGCTATCCTGAGTAACATGGCAAAGGGTGTAAAAGATAACGGTTGCTTAGTTTATGCCACTTGTACATTAAATCCTAGGGAAAATGAAGAAGTAATCGAGGCTTTTTTGGCATCTCACCCTGATTGGCACATTGTTACAGAAAGAAACAATATAACGGCAAATTTTCCGATAACATCAAAGGGGGCAATAAAAATTTTCCCTCACCGTCATAATATGGATGGTTTTTTTATGATCAAACTAGCCAAGGGATAA
- a CDS encoding CocE/NonD family hydrolase, which yields MYQVSKEVATMKTRDGITLVADVYRPKTEEKLPILLMRQPYGREIASTVVYAHPRWYASQGYMVVIQDVRGCGDSGGEFHLFESEIDDGEDTLNWVTTLEGNTGAVGMYGFSYQGMTQIYGAISQHQALKTICPAMIASDLYAHWAYENGAFCYELNLAWAIQLGALRARLKEDFSAYKLLYLASRHLPVWDIPVSVEKALRKYAPFYYIWLNTPSKDDYWRRLSPQSYLDRIDLPMLHIGGWFDGYLRGSWNFYEQMRAKSAFQQSLIVGPWCHIPWGNSKGNLSYSQKANNNINEAQINWFNHYLKGINQDKKHSKNIKLFLMGDNKYINRKTLKKKKYTKFYLNSTGLANIRDDDGKLLSKNKNNSEDIIVTDFWRPTPSLGGHNSINAGSFERGELDQRTDILTYTSDYLTEKLTLIGDISLQLKVACNYSSFDISAVLSQVYPDGRVYNFSQGYIRVKEHQENIPIIFNLQPSAIALKKNTALRLSISGSAFPAYDLNKGDSKDAQTITLSIFCTEESFLKI from the coding sequence ATGTATCAAGTTTCTAAAGAAGTGGCTACCATGAAAACCCGTGATGGGATAACATTGGTAGCTGATGTTTATCGACCAAAAACAGAGGAAAAGCTACCAATTCTGTTAATGCGTCAACCCTATGGCCGGGAAATTGCTTCTACGGTGGTATATGCCCATCCTAGGTGGTATGCTTCCCAAGGATATATGGTGGTTATTCAAGATGTGCGGGGGTGTGGTGATTCGGGGGGAGAGTTTCATTTATTTGAATCGGAAATTGATGACGGAGAGGATACTTTAAACTGGGTTACTACCCTCGAAGGTAATACAGGGGCGGTGGGAATGTATGGTTTTTCCTATCAGGGTATGACTCAGATATATGGTGCGATTAGTCAACATCAGGCCCTGAAAACCATTTGCCCTGCGATGATTGCATCTGATTTATATGCCCATTGGGCTTATGAAAATGGGGCGTTTTGTTATGAGTTAAATTTGGCTTGGGCGATACAGTTAGGGGCGCTGAGGGCAAGGTTAAAAGAGGATTTTTCGGCTTATAAATTACTTTATTTGGCTTCTCGTCATTTACCTGTGTGGGATATTCCTGTTTCTGTGGAGAAGGCGTTGAGAAAGTATGCTCCTTTTTATTATATTTGGTTGAATACGCCTTCTAAGGATGATTATTGGCGTAGGTTATCACCCCAAAGTTATCTTGATAGGATTGATTTACCGATGCTTCATATCGGGGGTTGGTTTGATGGTTATTTGCGGGGTAGTTGGAATTTTTATGAACAAATGAGGGCTAAAAGTGCTTTTCAACAGTCTTTAATTGTTGGGCCTTGGTGTCATATTCCTTGGGGTAATAGTAAGGGGAATTTATCCTACTCCCAAAAGGCAAATAATAATATTAATGAGGCTCAAATAAATTGGTTTAATCATTATTTAAAGGGTATTAATCAGGATAAAAAGCACTCAAAAAATATAAAATTATTTCTAATGGGTGACAATAAATATATAAACAGAAAAACTTTAAAAAAGAAAAAATACACTAAATTTTATTTAAACAGTACAGGATTAGCTAATATTAGAGATGATGATGGTAAATTATTAAGTAAAAACAAAAACAATTCAGAAGATATAATAGTAACTGATTTTTGGCGACCGACTCCCAGTTTAGGGGGACATAATAGCATAAATGCAGGAAGTTTTGAAAGAGGAGAGTTAGATCAGCGCACCGATATTCTTACTTATACTTCAGATTATTTGACCGAAAAATTAACCCTAATTGGGGATATTTCTTTACAGTTAAAGGTAGCTTGTAATTATTCTAGTTTTGATATAAGTGCGGTACTTTCTCAGGTTTATCCTGATGGGAGGGTTTATAATTTTAGTCAAGGTTATATCAGGGTAAAAGAGCATCAAGAGAATATACCAATTATATTTAACTTGCAGCCTAGTGCGATCGCCCTTAAGAAAAATACAGCCCTTCGTCTTAGTATTAGCGGGAGTGCCTTCCCTGCCTATGACTTGAATAAAGGAGATAGTAAAGACGCTCAAACTATTACCCTCAGCATTTTTTGCACTGAAGAATCTTTCTTAAAAATATAA
- the speB gene encoding agmatinase → MKQFLESEVISNYQESEVVILPIPYEVTTTYRKGCEYGPDAVLEASDQLECYDEELGIETCFETKIFTSDRTADTRKNPELTAEQMLEATKEAVKKMVADGKFVIGIGGEHAITTGLVQGYLESINEPFTVVQIDAHGDMRHEFEGSIHNHACVMRRILELGLPTLPVGIRAICQEEADLIKEKNIPVIWARDIYYNPHWINQALDKITTKKVFITIDLDGLDPSFMPGVGTPEPGGLDWYQILAFMRAIFNGFEVIGCDVMELAPTKDSVVSEFTAAKLIYKLIGYWHINK, encoded by the coding sequence ATGAAGCAGTTTTTAGAGTCAGAGGTTATATCTAATTACCAAGAATCAGAAGTAGTAATTTTGCCCATACCCTATGAAGTAACAACCACCTATCGGAAAGGTTGCGAGTATGGGCCAGATGCGGTGTTAGAAGCCTCCGATCAATTGGAATGTTATGATGAGGAATTAGGTATTGAAACTTGTTTTGAGACAAAAATCTTTACGAGCGATCGCACCGCAGACACCAGAAAAAACCCTGAATTAACCGCAGAGCAAATGTTAGAAGCCACCAAAGAAGCGGTAAAAAAAATGGTGGCAGACGGCAAATTTGTAATCGGTATTGGGGGCGAACACGCCATCACCACAGGATTAGTACAAGGTTATTTAGAAAGTATTAATGAACCGTTTACTGTGGTGCAAATAGATGCCCATGGAGATATGCGCCATGAGTTTGAAGGCTCAATCCATAACCATGCCTGTGTGATGAGAAGAATCTTAGAATTAGGATTACCAACCCTTCCCGTGGGCATTCGGGCTATTTGTCAGGAGGAAGCAGATTTAATCAAAGAAAAAAATATTCCTGTCATCTGGGCAAGGGATATTTATTACAACCCCCACTGGATAAACCAAGCCTTAGATAAAATTACCACCAAAAAAGTATTTATCACCATTGATTTAGATGGTTTAGATCCTAGTTTTATGCCTGGGGTTGGTACACCTGAACCAGGGGGGCTTGATTGGTATCAAATTTTGGCGTTTATGAGGGCAATTTTTAATGGTTTTGAGGTAATTGGTTGTGATGTGATGGAGTTAGCCCCTACCAAGGATTCTGTGGTATCGGAATTTACCGCCGCTAAGTTGATTTATAAGTTGATTGGTTATTGGCATATCAATAAATAA